Proteins from a genomic interval of Ptychodera flava strain L36383 chromosome 7, AS_Pfla_20210202, whole genome shotgun sequence:
- the LOC139136602 gene encoding phosphatidylinositol N-acetylglucosaminyltransferase subunit P-like — protein sequence MSNPSPTPERAIYGFVLYLASIIGFGLYLIWAYVPESWLTYAGLTYWPQKYWALAGPTYFTMALLFAYIFYIGYNFTITQPLDSMNTITDEHARPINGDCQPAGAIPQIGDLSISEVNQRLYS from the exons ATGAGCAATCCGTCACCAACCCCAGAACGGGCTATATATGGTTTTGTGTTATATCTCGCATCTATTATTGGTTTTG GCCTTTACCTTATTTGGGCATATGTTCCTGAGAGTTGGCTGACATATGCTGGACTGACTTACTGGCCACAGAA ATATTGGGCATTGGCAGGTCCAACATATTTCACCATGGCACTGCTTTTTGCTTATATCTTCTACATTGGATATAACTTCACCATAACCCAACCACTTGACTCTATGAACACCATAACAG atgaacATGCTCGTCCCATAAATGGAGACTGCCAACCAGCCGGTGCCATTCCACAGATAGGAGATTTGTCAATCAGTGAAGTTAACCAGAGATTGTATTCATGA